From a single Patescibacteria group bacterium genomic region:
- a CDS encoding RecX family transcriptional regulator, with protein MPQITDIRHQTRLYRSYGGQKRFNIFLDGQYAFSLSAESLIKAGLKIDDHLSLPEIDRLIKENEFIKVYERVLKFLSFRPRSEKELEDYFHRQAVGEKTKKMVWAKLKHLGFVNDKEFAKWWIEQRAAFRPKGRKVLEMELRQKGISREIIEHETQNMKHLFKEDDLAKKAVSKKIKVWENYPQEEIRKKLSAYLLRRGFAWETIEKVIDEIKEKE; from the coding sequence ATGCCACAGATAACCGATATCCGTCATCAAACCCGCCTCTATCGAAGCTACGGCGGACAAAAACGCTTTAACATTTTTCTTGATGGTCAATACGCTTTTAGTCTTTCGGCCGAATCCTTAATTAAGGCGGGTTTAAAAATCGACGATCATTTATCCTTGCCAGAAATCGATAGATTAATTAAAGAAAATGAGTTTATCAAAGTCTATGAGCGGGTTTTAAAATTTCTTTCTTTCCGCCCCCGTTCGGAAAAAGAACTGGAAGATTATTTCCATCGTCAGGCAGTCGGTGAAAAAACCAAAAAAATGGTTTGGGCCAAATTAAAACATTTGGGTTTTGTCAACGACAAAGAATTTGCCAAATGGTGGATTGAGCAGCGCGCTGCTTTTCGGCCAAAAGGCAGAAAAGTTCTTGAGATGGAACTTCGGCAAAAAGGGATCTCTCGGGAAATCATAGAACATGAAACACAAAACATGAAACACCTATTTAAAGAAGATGATTTAGCAAAAAAAGCGGTTAGTAAAAAGATAAAGGTTTGGGAAAATTATCCTCAAGAAGAAATCAGGAAAAAACTTAGCGCTTATCTTTTGCGTCGTGGTTTTGCCTGGGAAACCATTGAAAAAGTAATTGACGAAATTAAAGAAAAAGAGTAA
- the recA gene encoding recombinase RecA produces the protein MAEDEKLTAIKLAMEQIEKQYGKGSIMRLGETAAKTPTDVVSTGALALDIALGVGGLPRGRIIEIFGPEASGKTTLALATIAQAQKNGGTAAFIDAEHALDPGWAKIIGVDLDNLLISQPDTGEQALEIAETLIRSGGVDVVVIDSVAALVPRAEIEGEMGDSIIGVQARLMSQALRKLTGVISKSKTIAIFTNQLRQKIGIMFGNPETTPGGLALKFYSSVRLDSRKIETLKDGDRAIGSRHRVKVVKNKVAPPFRTAEFDILNDGISYEGNLLDVGLEFGILQKSGAFIKFGQHMLGQGKEATRIFLKESPKIAKEILEAIWKQVKSGKPIPKEIGGEEAE, from the coding sequence ATGGCAGAAGACGAGAAACTGACGGCCATTAAACTGGCCATGGAGCAGATCGAAAAACAATACGGTAAGGGTTCGATCATGCGTTTAGGTGAAACAGCTGCCAAAACCCCGACCGATGTTGTTTCCACCGGCGCGTTGGCTTTAGACATTGCCCTAGGCGTTGGCGGACTTCCCAGAGGTCGGATTATCGAAATCTTCGGGCCTGAAGCTTCCGGGAAAACAACGCTGGCCTTAGCGACGATTGCGCAAGCCCAAAAAAACGGCGGCACGGCGGCTTTTATTGATGCCGAACATGCTTTAGATCCGGGTTGGGCAAAAATAATCGGTGTTGACCTGGATAATCTTTTAATTTCTCAACCGGATACGGGTGAACAGGCCTTAGAAATTGCCGAAACTTTGATAAGAAGCGGCGGAGTGGATGTCGTCGTTATTGATTCCGTCGCCGCCCTGGTACCCCGGGCCGAGATTGAAGGAGAAATGGGTGATTCCATCATCGGCGTTCAGGCAAGACTCATGTCTCAGGCTTTACGTAAATTAACGGGTGTTATTTCCAAATCAAAAACAATTGCCATTTTCACCAATCAGTTGCGTCAAAAAATCGGAATTATGTTCGGTAATCCGGAAACAACTCCCGGTGGTTTGGCTTTAAAATTCTATTCTTCTGTCCGGCTTGACAGTCGGAAAATTGAAACTTTAAAAGACGGCGACCGGGCAATTGGCAGTCGTCACCGGGTGAAAGTCGTTAAAAATAAAGTGGCGCCGCCTTTTAGAACCGCCGAATTCGATATTTTAAATGACGGTATTTCTTATGAGGGGAATCTTTTAGATGTCGGGCTTGAATTTGGTATTCTCCAAAAAAGCGGGGCTTTCATAAAATTCGGTCAACACATGTTGGGCCAGGGCAAAGAAGCCACAAGAATTTTCTTAAAAGAATCTCCCAAAATTGCCAAAGAAATTTTAGAGGCAATCTGGAAACAGGTTAAAAGCGGGAAACCGATTCCCAAAGAGATCGGTGGCGAAGAAGCCGAATAA
- the rpsI gene encoding 30S ribosomal protein S9 produces MPRKKKEEITKEVKTTSKVAPSKISFYQAIGRRKESTARVRLTVGGKGEITINNRPAPEYFSGEIAKFAYLQPFQLTDNLGRFEVTVKVEGGGMTGQLGAVIHGIARAIEKIDKEKYRPLLKKAGLLKRDPRKKQRIKAGFAGKSRAKKQSPKR; encoded by the coding sequence ATGCCAAGAAAGAAAAAAGAAGAAATAACCAAAGAAGTAAAAACGACCAGCAAAGTTGCGCCGAGCAAGATCTCTTTTTATCAGGCGATTGGCCGACGTAAAGAATCAACCGCCAGAGTCAGGCTTACGGTTGGCGGCAAAGGGGAAATTACGATTAATAACCGGCCGGCGCCTGAGTATTTTTCCGGCGAGATAGCTAAATTTGCCTATCTTCAACCGTTTCAGTTGACGGACAATCTGGGCAGATTTGAGGTCACGGTCAAGGTTGAGGGCGGCGGGATGACAGGGCAATTGGGCGCCGTTATTCACGGTATCGCCAGAGCCATTGAGAAAATTGACAAAGAAAAATATCGGCCGCTTCTTAAAAAAGCCGGACTTCTTAAACGTGATCCTCGGAAAAAGCAAAGAATAAAAGCCGGTTTTGCCGGTAAATCAAGAGCCAAAAAACAGTCTCCGAAGAGATAA
- the rplM gene encoding 50S ribosomal protein L13, which translates to MIKATSQSEIKQAWHLIDAQDQILGRLVTKIAALLMGKNKPYFVRYLDCGDYVVVVNAKQIKVTGQKEKQKLYYRYSGYPGGLRNRSLGEMRQVMPEKIIYEAVKGMLPQNKLRDRMLTRLYVYQESEHPYKDKFKS; encoded by the coding sequence ATGATTAAAGCTACCAGTCAGAGTGAAATTAAACAAGCTTGGCATTTAATTGATGCCCAGGATCAAATCCTGGGTCGGTTGGTCACAAAAATTGCGGCGCTTTTAATGGGGAAAAACAAACCCTACTTCGTTCGTTATCTTGACTGTGGCGATTATGTTGTCGTTGTTAATGCTAAACAGATTAAAGTTACCGGCCAAAAAGAAAAGCAAAAACTCTATTATCGTTATTCCGGTTATCCGGGAGGCTTAAGAAACCGGAGTTTGGGAGAAATGCGTCAAGTTATGCCGGAAAAAATTATTTATGAAGCCGTTAAGGGAATGTTGCCGCAAAACAAATTAAGAGACAGAATGTTGACCCGACTTTATGTTTACCAGGAAAGCGAACACCCATATAAAGATAAATTTAAAAGTTAA
- the rplQ gene encoding 50S ribosomal protein L17, producing the protein MKKAQEFHLWRNLIYSLVLFGQIKTTRSRAKAISGLIDKLVNKLKKGTVAGKREVLKIIPQKEAVNKLTTEILPKLSSRKSGYTRILRLGERSGDDAAMVLIQWVEDLKTEVLEKPAVVKKAVAKPKKATGKKEKIQK; encoded by the coding sequence ATGAAAAAAGCACAGGAATTTCATCTTTGGCGTAATTTAATTTATTCGTTGGTTCTTTTTGGCCAAATCAAAACAACCAGGTCAAGAGCCAAAGCGATTTCCGGGCTTATTGATAAATTGGTTAACAAACTTAAAAAAGGGACGGTGGCCGGCAAAAGAGAAGTTTTAAAGATAATTCCGCAAAAAGAAGCCGTTAATAAATTAACCACGGAAATTTTGCCGAAATTATCTTCAAGAAAAAGCGGCTATACGCGGATTTTGCGTCTTGGAGAACGAAGCGGCGACGACGCGGCTATGGTTTTAATCCAATGGGTAGAAGATTTAAAAACAGAAGTTTTGGAAAAGCCAGCCGTGGTCAAAAAAGCCGTGGCTAAACCTAAAAAAGCGACAGGGAAAAAGGAGAAAATTCAGAAATGA
- a CDS encoding DNA-directed RNA polymerase subunit alpha yields MFEPNFKIKAQEERDDYGKFIIEPLDQGFGHTLGNALRRILLSSLPGAAVTTIKIEGVKHQFSTIPGLSEDVVEFILNVKKIRFKLSKNELVKVTLSARGPGKITAGDLKLTSGLEVANKDLYLGTLADSKSKIEAEMTVEPGFGFLPAEEQKTGAVGIIPLDATFSPVLRVNYKVEATRVGRMTNLDKLILEVWTDKTIDPLSAVRSTAKILVSYFLQIYEPKAVPTEGVAVTPAVSDEILKMTIEELDLPTRISNAFKNGGIETVGQLLGTPKKELMKIKNLGGKSITTVEEKLREKGVALSV; encoded by the coding sequence ATGTTTGAACCAAATTTTAAGATCAAGGCTCAAGAAGAACGGGATGACTATGGTAAGTTTATCATCGAACCTTTAGATCAGGGTTTTGGCCATACCTTAGGCAATGCTCTGCGTCGGATTTTGCTTTCGTCCTTGCCCGGAGCGGCGGTGACGACAATTAAGATCGAAGGGGTCAAGCATCAATTTTCGACGATTCCCGGTTTATCAGAGGACGTGGTCGAGTTTATTTTAAACGTCAAAAAGATAAGATTTAAGCTGTCAAAAAATGAATTGGTTAAAGTGACTTTATCGGCTCGCGGTCCTGGTAAAATTACCGCCGGTGATTTAAAGCTGACGTCGGGTCTTGAAGTTGCCAATAAAGATCTTTATTTAGGCACACTCGCTGACAGTAAAAGTAAAATTGAAGCGGAAATGACTGTTGAACCCGGTTTTGGTTTTCTGCCTGCCGAAGAACAAAAAACCGGGGCCGTGGGGATTATTCCTCTCGATGCAACCTTCAGTCCTGTTTTGCGGGTCAATTATAAAGTCGAAGCGACGCGTGTCGGCCGCATGACTAATCTTGATAAGCTCATTTTAGAAGTTTGGACCGATAAAACCATTGATCCTTTGTCAGCGGTCAGAAGCACGGCCAAAATATTGGTTTCTTATTTCTTACAAATTTATGAACCCAAAGCCGTACCGACAGAAGGAGTGGCCGTGACCCCGGCCGTTTCCGATGAGATTCTTAAAATGACGATTGAAGAGTTAGATTTACCGACGAGAATCAGCAATGCCTTTAAAAACGGGGGGATCGAAACCGTCGGACAGCTTTTGGGTACGCCAAAAAAAGAACTGATGAAAATTAAGAATTTGGGAGGTAAATCGATTACGACCGTTGAAGAAAAATTAAGAGAAAAAGGCGTGGCCTTATCTGTTTAA
- the rpsD gene encoding 30S ribosomal protein S4, with product MGRYTGPKNRLARREGQDLGLKTVGSKAHASLLRRINIAPGIHGQQRKRRKPSEFGLQLREKQKAKRIYGLLEKQFRRYFTIARKKKASTGESLLQALETRLDNVVYRLNLVPTRAAARQLVSHGHIQVNGRKVNIPSYAVKKDDIITLSDKALKIPVITKLLEDKNPNLPSWLTRKGPVGKVLNIPKRDNIETEIDEQQIVESYSR from the coding sequence ATGGGAAGATATACGGGTCCAAAAAATAGACTGGCTAGGCGCGAAGGACAAGACCTTGGCTTAAAAACCGTAGGCAGTAAGGCTCATGCTTCCTTGCTGCGCCGTATTAATATTGCTCCGGGAATTCATGGTCAACAAAGAAAAAGAAGAAAACCATCGGAATTTGGTCTGCAACTTCGGGAAAAACAAAAAGCGAAAAGAATTTATGGTCTTTTAGAGAAACAATTCAGACGTTATTTTACCATAGCCCGAAAGAAGAAAGCCAGCACCGGGGAGTCTTTGCTCCAGGCGCTAGAAACCAGGCTTGACAATGTTGTTTACCGTTTAAATTTAGTTCCGACCAGGGCGGCAGCCAGACAACTGGTTTCACACGGGCATATTCAGGTTAACGGTCGTAAAGTTAATATTCCGTCCTATGCGGTCAAAAAAGATGATATTATCACTCTTTCTGATAAGGCGTTGAAAATTCCGGTTATTACGAAACTTTTAGAAGATAAAAATCCCAATTTGCCTTCCTGGTTGACACGAAAAGGACCGGTGGGTAAAGTTTTAAATATTCCCAAAAGAGACAATATTGAAACGGAAATTGACGAACAACAAATAGTCGAATCTTATTCAAGATAA
- the rpsK gene encoding 30S ribosomal protein S11, protein MAIKKIKQVGSRGRVYVTATFNNTLVTMTDDSGNTVCWGSSGASGFKGARKSTPYAATTAVELVARKAQIAGIREVEVYIKGPGAGRDAALRALKSVGLQISLIADVTPIPHNGVRPKKKRRV, encoded by the coding sequence ATGGCTATAAAAAAAATCAAACAAGTTGGTTCCAGGGGTCGTGTTTATGTTACCGCGACCTTTAATAATACCCTGGTGACGATGACCGACGACTCCGGTAATACCGTTTGTTGGGGATCATCTGGGGCCTCGGGTTTTAAGGGAGCCCGGAAATCGACACCCTATGCCGCGACCACGGCCGTTGAATTAGTAGCGCGAAAAGCTCAGATTGCTGGTATTCGTGAAGTTGAGGTTTATATCAAAGGTCCGGGAGCCGGTAGAGATGCCGCCCTACGGGCTTTAAAATCGGTCGGTTTACAGATCAGTTTAATTGCCGACGTGACACCGATTCCTCATAACGGTGTCAGGCCGAAGAAAAAAAGGAGAGTCTAA
- the rpsM gene encoding 30S ribosomal protein S13, with the protein MARIAGIDLPDKKRIDYSLTKIYGIGWSNVGPILASAKVEPAKRTHELTEEEISRLQKVVDTYKIEGDLRREIQENLKRLREIGAYRGVRHSRNLPVRGQRTRSNARTKRGKRVTIGAIKKEMAARTSSAPTGSATKEVSK; encoded by the coding sequence ATGGCAAGAATTGCCGGTATTGATTTACCAGATAAAAAAAGAATTGATTACAGCTTAACCAAAATTTATGGAATCGGCTGGTCAAATGTCGGGCCTATTTTGGCTTCGGCCAAAGTCGAACCCGCCAAAAGGACTCATGAATTGACGGAAGAAGAGATCAGTCGTTTGCAAAAAGTTGTTGATACCTACAAAATTGAAGGCGATTTACGTCGGGAGATACAGGAAAATCTTAAAAGATTAAGAGAAATTGGTGCCTATAGAGGCGTGCGTCACAGTCGGAATTTACCGGTTCGTGGACAACGGACCAGAAGTAATGCCCGGACAAAGCGGGGCAAAAGAGTGACGATTGGGGCGATTAAGAAAGAAATGGCAGCCAGGACAAGTTCCGCGCCTACAGGTTCAGCAACAAAAGAGGTAAGTAAATAA
- the rpmJ gene encoding 50S ribosomal protein L36, giving the protein MKVAASIKKRCQKCRVVKRKGRLYVTCDNPKHKQRQG; this is encoded by the coding sequence ATGAAAGTCGCAGCCTCAATTAAAAAAAGATGTCAAAAATGTCGCGTGGTTAAACGTAAGGGGCGGCTTTACGTAACTTGCGATAATCCTAAACATAAACAAAGACAAGGATAA
- the infA gene encoding translation initiation factor IF-1 → MADQQKIEVEGEVTEALPNTLFRVKLGDGKIILCYLAGKMRINYIRIMPGDRVKVEMTPYDENKGRIIYRFK, encoded by the coding sequence ATGGCAGATCAACAAAAAATCGAGGTTGAGGGGGAAGTCACCGAAGCCTTACCTAATACTTTGTTTCGGGTCAAACTTGGAGACGGCAAGATTATTTTATGCTATTTAGCCGGAAAAATGAGGATTAATTATATTAGAATTATGCCGGGTGATAGGGTTAAAGTCGAAATGACACCCTATGACGAAAATAAAGGAAGAATCATTTATCGTTTTAAATAA
- the map gene encoding type I methionyl aminopeptidase, producing MISLKTKEEMEIMKKGGQILAGVMEKVKRNVRPGVSTLELDRLADKLISQKGEPSFKKVRDYKWASCMCVNDIVVHGIPGDYKLKEGDLLGIDIGMLYQGFHSDMAQTVIVGEQKEKNKLKFLKTGQKALEKAINQALVGKHIGHLSAIIQETVEKEGYSSVRALTGHGIGKNLHEEPAIPCFLEDKVEKTPKLKEGMTLAVEIIYNQGKAQVVYRNDDGWTIQTEDGKLSGLFEDTIAITAKGPIVLTQTS from the coding sequence ATGATTTCTCTTAAAACCAAAGAAGAGATGGAAATCATGAAAAAAGGGGGTCAAATTTTAGCCGGCGTGATGGAGAAAGTTAAAAGAAATGTTCGGCCGGGGGTAAGCACTTTAGAACTAGATCGTTTGGCCGACAAACTGATCAGCCAAAAGGGCGAACCGTCTTTTAAAAAGGTGCGAGACTATAAATGGGCCAGTTGTATGTGCGTTAATGACATCGTGGTTCATGGAATACCTGGCGACTACAAGTTAAAAGAAGGCGACCTTTTAGGGATTGATATCGGGATGCTTTATCAGGGGTTTCATAGCGATATGGCCCAAACGGTTATCGTTGGCGAACAAAAAGAAAAGAACAAATTAAAATTTTTGAAAACAGGACAAAAGGCACTGGAAAAAGCCATAAACCAGGCTTTGGTCGGTAAGCATATCGGTCATCTTTCCGCGATTATTCAGGAAACCGTGGAAAAGGAAGGTTATTCATCGGTGAGAGCCTTAACCGGTCACGGTATCGGCAAAAATTTACATGAAGAACCGGCAATTCCTTGTTTTTTGGAAGACAAAGTCGAGAAGACGCCAAAACTTAAAGAAGGGATGACGTTGGCGGTTGAGATTATCTATAATCAAGGGAAAGCGCAGGTCGTTTACCGAAATGACGATGGCTGGACAATTCAGACGGAAGACGGCAAGCTTTCCGGTTTATTCGAGGATACCATCGCGATCACGGCCAAAGGGCCGATAGTATTGACGCAAACGTCTTAA
- the cmk gene encoding (d)CMP kinase — protein sequence MKKLLQIAIDGPVGAGKSTIAKILADKLGIIYIDTGAMYRATAFLATAQKIDLKDEKKVVALLKKAKIEFEKSRLFLNGQDISSVIRKPEMGWGASVVATLPQVRKLLVEKQKKLAKGESVVMEGRDITTRVLPLANLKIYLTADQEERAERKYKEFKNKGIEKSFGCVLEETIKRDTQDTERKTDPLKVVDDAWVLDTTNLSIPEVVSKILQRTKGMK from the coding sequence ATGAAGAAACTTTTGCAGATTGCCATTGATGGTCCGGTTGGGGCAGGAAAATCAACGATTGCCAAAATTTTAGCCGACAAATTAGGGATAATCTATATTGATACCGGAGCCATGTATCGGGCCACTGCCTTTTTGGCAACGGCTCAAAAAATTGACTTAAAAGATGAAAAGAAAGTCGTTGCTCTTTTAAAAAAAGCGAAGATCGAATTTGAGAAATCACGTCTTTTTCTTAATGGCCAGGACATCTCTTCGGTTATCAGGAAACCGGAGATGGGATGGGGAGCATCGGTGGTGGCCACGTTGCCTCAAGTTAGAAAGCTTTTGGTTGAAAAACAAAAAAAATTAGCCAAAGGTGAAAGCGTGGTGATGGAAGGCAGGGATATTACGACCCGTGTTTTGCCATTGGCCAATCTTAAGATTTATCTGACCGCAGATCAAGAAGAAAGAGCGGAAAGAAAATATAAAGAATTTAAGAATAAGGGTATCGAAAAGTCTTTTGGTTGTGTTTTAGAAGAGACGATTAAAAGAGACACTCAAGATACGGAAAGGAAAACAGATCCTTTAAAAGTTGTTGATGATGCTTGGGTTTTGGACACGACCAACTTAAGTATTCCTGAAGTCGTTAGCAAAATTTTGCAAAGAACCAAGGGGATGAAATGA
- a CDS encoding nucleoside monophosphate kinase — translation MHIVFYGPEGSGKGTQAKLLAEKLNLPILTSGDLVREAAATDKGLIGAACLRSLSEGKYVPDSEMFVLWKNKLKKTKDGWIIDGFPRNLRQAKFLVNKIDKYGYKIEKAIYLKISPSESMGRLLKRGRPLHAGSNELHDSPERIKQRLEMYYQGEKAVLDFFQKLGILEEINGERSVEEISQDILSRLKK, via the coding sequence ATGCATATCGTTTTTTACGGACCGGAGGGATCAGGTAAAGGAACCCAGGCGAAACTTTTGGCCGAAAAGCTTAATTTGCCGATTTTAACCTCCGGTGATTTGGTTAGAGAAGCGGCCGCCACTGACAAGGGCTTAATTGGCGCCGCCTGTCTTAGGTCGCTCTCTGAAGGGAAGTATGTCCCCGACAGTGAAATGTTTGTTCTTTGGAAAAATAAACTTAAAAAAACCAAAGACGGCTGGATTATTGACGGTTTTCCCAGAAACTTACGCCAGGCCAAATTTTTGGTTAACAAAATTGATAAATACGGTTATAAGATTGAAAAGGCGATTTATCTTAAGATTTCACCTTCGGAATCGATGGGAAGACTTTTGAAAAGAGGCCGACCTTTGCATGCCGGAAGCAACGAGCTTCATGATTCACCAGAACGGATAAAACAAAGACTGGAAATGTATTATCAGGGTGAAAAAGCGGTTTTGGATTTTTTCCAAAAGCTGGGGATTTTGGAAGAAATTAACGGGGAAAGGTCGGTTGAAGAAATCAGCCAGGATATCTTATCCCGCCTGAAAAAATGA
- the secY gene encoding preprotein translocase subunit SecY translates to MNKILGPIINAFKIPDLRRKILFTVAIFVVFRIFAHVPIPGVDLVALRRLFTQNQLLGLLDIFSGGTLANFSVMALGLNPYINATIILQLLQIVFPKLEELAKEGEYGRQKINQYSRFLTVPLALLQAIGMYALLRNQKIIGNLSPQLLIGLITTMIAGTILLMWLGELISENGIGNGISMLIFAGIVGRLPIALGQTVSVTSAENITNIIVFSLMAVVVIAGIVVVNEGTRQISVAYAKRIRGGKMYGGGSTHLPLRVNQAGVIPIIFAISLILLPSMFASFLEQTPNQTVSTIARTVANLFDPSGLVYNLTYFILVIGFTYFYTAVTFNPQKIASEIQKYGGFIPGIRPGTPTANYLNYILTRITLAGAIFLGLIAVLPSLARGTTGITTLMLGGTGILIVVSVILETTKQLESMLVMRSYDGFLKE, encoded by the coding sequence ATGAATAAAATCTTAGGGCCGATTATTAATGCTTTTAAAATTCCCGATTTACGAAGAAAAATTCTTTTCACCGTAGCCATTTTCGTTGTTTTTAGAATTTTCGCTCATGTTCCTATTCCCGGAGTTGATCTGGTGGCCTTACGCAGACTTTTTACGCAAAATCAGCTTTTAGGGCTTTTGGATATTTTTTCAGGAGGAACATTGGCTAATTTTTCCGTTATGGCCCTAGGACTTAATCCCTATATCAACGCGACGATTATTTTACAACTTTTACAGATTGTCTTTCCCAAACTAGAAGAATTAGCCAAGGAAGGAGAATACGGCAGACAAAAAATCAATCAGTATTCCCGCTTTTTAACCGTTCCTTTGGCTTTACTTCAGGCGATCGGGATGTACGCTTTATTGCGCAATCAAAAAATTATCGGCAATTTGTCACCACAGCTTTTAATAGGACTAATCACAACCATGATTGCCGGGACGATCCTTTTAATGTGGTTGGGAGAACTTATTTCGGAAAATGGGATCGGTAACGGGATTTCTATGTTGATTTTTGCCGGGATTGTAGGAAGACTTCCCATTGCTTTAGGGCAAACAGTTTCGGTAACTTCGGCAGAAAACATAACCAATATCATTGTTTTTTCCTTAATGGCCGTGGTGGTTATTGCCGGAATTGTTGTCGTTAATGAGGGGACAAGACAAATTTCCGTGGCTTATGCCAAAAGGATTAGAGGTGGTAAAATGTATGGTGGCGGTTCAACTCATTTGCCTTTACGGGTTAATCAGGCCGGAGTTATTCCCATTATTTTTGCCATTTCTTTAATTCTTTTGCCTTCCATGTTTGCCAGTTTTTTAGAACAGACACCAAATCAAACGGTGTCAACGATAGCCAGAACCGTCGCCAATCTGTTTGATCCTTCGGGTCTCGTTTATAATCTGACTTACTTTATCCTGGTTATCGGTTTTACGTATTTTTATACGGCGGTAACTTTTAATCCGCAAAAAATTGCCTCGGAGATTCAAAAATACGGTGGTTTTATCCCCGGGATTAGACCAGGCACTCCAACGGCCAATTACTTAAACTATATTTTAACCAGGATTACCCTGGCCGGAGCGATTTTTCTTGGTCTAATTGCCGTTTTACCATCTTTGGCCAGAGGTACGACCGGGATTACGACACTGATGTTGGGTGGTACGGGAATTTTGATTGTTGTTTCCGTTATTTTAGAGACAACCAAACAACTTGAATCCATGTTAGTCATGAGAAGCTATGACGGCTTCTTAAAGGAGTAG
- the rplO gene encoding 50S ribosomal protein L15 codes for MKLNDLPKITARSKKRLGRGHGSGRGKTAGRGTKGQKARGKIKMGFEGGQLPLIKRLPLKRGKSRNKSLKIDPIIINVKYLNLLTKGSVVDLEALIKANILKKEEAKAFGVKILGDGEVKIPLIVKLPCSGGAKEKILKAGGKIEA; via the coding sequence ATGAAACTGAATGATTTACCTAAAATAACCGCCAGATCAAAAAAAAGACTTGGTCGTGGTCATGGTTCTGGACGAGGTAAAACCGCCGGGCGCGGGACTAAGGGGCAAAAAGCCAGAGGTAAAATAAAAATGGGTTTTGAGGGCGGTCAATTACCCTTAATTAAAAGATTGCCGTTAAAAAGAGGTAAGAGCAGAAATAAGTCGCTGAAGATTGACCCCATTATTATTAATGTTAAATATTTAAATCTTTTGACTAAAGGAAGCGTCGTTGATTTGGAAGCCTTGATTAAAGCGAATATTCTCAAAAAAGAGGAGGCCAAGGCCTTCGGGGTTAAAATTCTAGGCGACGGAGAAGTAAAAATTCCTTTAATTGTTAAACTTCCCTGTTCCGGGGGCGCCAAAGAAAAGATTCTTAAAGCCGGAGGTAAAATTGAAGCATGA